The Methanoplanus sp. FWC-SCC4 genome has a window encoding:
- a CDS encoding tetratricopeptide repeat protein — protein MPCTIKKKNLILLLVIPAILFVLFQIPNIIQGNAFFINEEEEIDKALFHYHSGNYSKALENIDFATKINNSNPFSSSLKSVILYKLYNYEESVISADRAILLNDRNSEAYLTKELCLIRMGIKEKGISYIINPDMNYSNSDFEAFNREILYKVNLPLSDPDNADFWIKWNRLNLWEAPGSSRYVGTTNACSNVEIFITGMEVHNNETYYRIKESNRDLEGWI, from the coding sequence TTGCCATGTACTATTAAAAAAAAAAATTTGATTCTGCTTTTAGTAATTCCAGCAATTTTATTTGTATTATTTCAGATTCCTAATATTATACAGGGAAACGCCTTTTTTATTAATGAAGAAGAAGAGATTGATAAAGCCTTATTCCATTATCATAGCGGAAATTATTCTAAAGCACTTGAAAATATTGATTTTGCAACAAAAATTAACAATTCAAATCCATTTTCTTCATCATTAAAATCGGTTATTCTTTATAAATTATATAATTATGAAGAGAGTGTTATTTCAGCAGACAGGGCTATTCTTCTTAATGATAGAAACAGTGAAGCATATCTTACAAAAGAATTATGCCTCATACGTATGGGAATAAAAGAGAAGGGAATATCATATATAATTAATCCTGATATGAATTATTCAAATTCTGATTTTGAAGCCTTTAATAGAGAGATACTATATAAGGTAAATCTGCCATTAAGTGATCCTGATAATGCAGACTTCTGGATAAAATGGAACAGACTTAATCTGTGGGAAGCACCCGGGAGCAGCAGGTATGTGGGCACAACGAATGCATGTAGCAATGTGGAAATATTCATTACCGGAATGGAAGTGCACAACAATGAGACATATTATCGAATTAAAGAATCAAATCGTGATTTGGAAGGATGGATTTAA
- a CDS encoding PAS domain-containing protein: MPKDQKEFIKIIEILKDNPRGMSVKQISEAIGVNRISVGHYLEIMNLQGQVDMESYGQAKVFFLSKRVPINELMDLSAESVILLDENKKIIRANTNFLNLLNLNEEKIKNKDFNSVIKKFGINIDENIEEAMKGNEINEEVSIKKPDSIRWYNTKIIPTVYLEGSPGLIIIFSDITDYKLSLEELRKSEKKLRTLIRELDLFLKSVENYEQINADIRNPLQTIVGITDLEGGENSNLIYDQAKKIDESLREINIGLREAEKIREFIKKHIKMDEYS; the protein is encoded by the coding sequence ATGCCGAAAGACCAAAAGGAATTTATAAAAATTATTGAAATCCTGAAAGATAATCCACGTGGAATGTCCGTCAAACAGATTTCTGAAGCCATAGGAGTTAACAGAATTTCGGTAGGTCATTATCTTGAAATAATGAATCTTCAGGGTCAGGTTGATATGGAGTCATATGGTCAGGCAAAAGTATTTTTTTTATCAAAAAGGGTTCCGATAAACGAATTAATGGATCTATCAGCAGAATCTGTAATACTATTGGATGAAAATAAAAAGATAATCAGGGCAAATACAAATTTTTTAAATCTTCTTAATTTAAATGAAGAGAAAATCAAAAACAAGGATTTCAATTCTGTTATAAAAAAATTTGGAATAAATATTGATGAAAATATTGAAGAGGCCATGAAAGGGAATGAAATAAACGAAGAGGTTTCAATTAAAAAACCGGATTCCATCAGATGGTATAATACTAAAATCATCCCTACCGTTTATTTGGAAGGTTCACCAGGCCTCATAATTATTTTTTCAGACATCACTGACTATAAATTATCACTTGAGGAACTTAGAAAAAGCGAAAAAAAACTTAGAACGCTTATCAGGGAGCTTGACTTATTCCTGAAATCTGTCGAAAATTATGAACAGATAAATGCAGATATAAGAAATCCCCTCCAGACAATTGTCGGAATTACTGATCTTGAAGGAGGTGAAAATTCAAATTTAATTTATGATCAGGCCAAAAAAATAGATGAAAGTTTAAGAGAAATAAATATCGGATTACGTGAAGCAGAAAAAATACGTGAATTCATAAAAAAGCATATCAAAATGGACGAATACTCATAA
- a CDS encoding PAS domain S-box protein: MEKILNIVRFKSKGMTITELSRHTNIHRNSIAKYLQILLASGKVDVQLVGNAKVYTISKRVPMSSMLSFTSDFVVLINKEGNILDVNDRYLDYFNLKKEDLLNQLWSDLDLPIIKHPEVKPLVIAGLEDGEKSGYEIIFDKSGRELNFYINIIPIVLDGGGKGLFLFMQDFTAQKIAEEAMVESEEKFHNLFNNALDAILLYEINDDGLIGNLLEVNEIASKKLMYGYDELLNMPARSIIVPDSWDISSQIDQELAEQYNSIFTGFLIKKDSKNIPVEISSQIFELNGRLVVLFIVRDVTKWKETQKKLEISQNRYRGIIETQKEIICRYYPDGTYSFVNDAFCRYFNKKREDILEKSELFKIPFADREIIQSGLGQISIDNPAVNYEHRVIMEDNSVRWIQWNNTGTFNDSGEIAEYQLVGRDISDQKKAEQALKQSEEVSRILLDESKNSAIMIDKNGNILGYNKKIFSCYDLRVDLDDPGQESIRGKNYSEIFSSEDSDYFSLAVENCINNKNGGFFNKKKNSRTYHMSYYPIFDENEDIARIAFFKHDITKIKQMEDSLTGTIKKLSEIIEFLPEATFAVDLNKKVIAWNKAMEKLTNIRKEDILEMSGIYFTPFYKESGNMLIDQLIKEKDYINLDQSEKNALTKIGYFKDVFDGKGAYLWSKTSYLYDDSGLVVGAIQTLRDITQLKMTRNALEKSEMRYRAVVEEHTDMICRFSMPDKKISFVNKELCRNFNFTPEELTGQDISIIFPENVCREIRAIKLNFFVEGQASYYETRIVDYKGNSFWQEWKINPIIDKNNYLVEFQCVGRDITDKKETEISLRGSEKKYRDLIETSKSIIIKLNNKGKITFINEFGESVYGYSRDEVIGKDFSGTLAPEIESNGRDTREFIREVCENPELYNISENEGITKNNKLLWISWSFSLIKDKKIKDDGILCIGSDITEKKKFEELQKLSENNLDTLHKSAVKLSEMSGLNSILEYISVELKNIVPYAVANISILNKNSGMFEIYSFKGSIDGYEGICCDMMELNLHEHKYRLPEGYAGKLLNEKILVSENGVYGLFQESLPLYKCNTINNILNIGKCYTKGLYCNNKLYGLISFAIHGGENMYETQTFEIFTNLVSMAIQKEYSIQNISSGKNGNAIPLSEKNHTVNNLIRFERQITKKCIDCIPKPTLTVDINGKITTINIHGCDYLKCSESVALGEYFYNLLPEDLQNDARIIHHKLTNGSMESNLTLFAKNNDDRNNDYSYSWKAQKITDDLGNMKSLLWIGDFGE; encoded by the coding sequence TTGGAAAAAATACTGAATATTGTTCGTTTTAAAAGTAAAGGGATGACGATAACCGAGTTATCCCGTCATACGAACATTCACAGGAACTCTATTGCAAAATATCTTCAGATTTTGTTAGCATCAGGCAAAGTTGATGTGCAGCTTGTGGGGAATGCAAAAGTCTACACTATATCCAAAAGAGTTCCTATGAGCTCAATGCTGAGTTTTACTTCAGATTTTGTTGTTTTAATAAATAAAGAGGGCAATATTCTGGATGTCAATGACAGATATCTGGATTATTTCAATCTTAAAAAGGAAGATTTGCTTAATCAGTTGTGGTCGGATTTAGATCTTCCAATAATAAAGCATCCGGAAGTAAAACCTCTTGTGATAGCGGGTTTGGAAGACGGAGAAAAATCCGGATATGAAATTATTTTTGATAAATCCGGTAGGGAACTCAATTTTTACATAAATATTATTCCTATTGTGCTTGACGGAGGAGGTAAAGGCCTTTTCCTGTTTATGCAGGATTTCACGGCTCAAAAAATTGCTGAAGAAGCAATGGTTGAGAGTGAGGAGAAATTTCATAATCTTTTCAATAATGCACTTGATGCAATTTTACTATATGAAATAAATGATGATGGATTAATAGGAAATCTTCTTGAAGTAAATGAAATTGCTTCAAAAAAACTGATGTACGGTTATGATGAACTTTTAAATATGCCTGCCAGGTCAATAATAGTTCCTGACAGCTGGGATATTTCTTCACAGATTGATCAGGAACTTGCAGAACAATATAATTCAATATTTACCGGATTTTTGATAAAAAAAGATTCAAAAAATATACCTGTTGAGATAAGCAGCCAGATTTTTGAATTGAATGGGAGGCTTGTTGTATTATTTATTGTAAGGGATGTAACGAAGTGGAAAGAAACCCAGAAAAAATTGGAAATCAGTCAAAACAGATATCGAGGGATAATTGAGACTCAGAAAGAAATAATCTGCAGGTATTATCCTGATGGAACATACAGTTTTGTTAATGATGCTTTTTGCAGGTATTTCAATAAAAAAAGGGAAGATATTCTTGAAAAATCTGAGTTGTTCAAAATCCCGTTTGCCGACAGGGAAATCATTCAGTCAGGTCTGGGTCAGATTTCAATTGATAATCCCGCTGTTAATTATGAGCACAGAGTTATAATGGAGGACAACAGTGTTCGGTGGATTCAATGGAATAATACCGGTACATTTAACGATTCCGGAGAAATTGCGGAATATCAGCTTGTTGGAAGGGATATCTCTGATCAAAAAAAGGCAGAGCAGGCACTTAAGCAAAGTGAAGAGGTTTCCAGAATACTCCTGGATGAATCAAAAAATTCTGCAATAATGATTGACAAAAATGGGAATATTCTTGGGTATAATAAAAAAATTTTTTCATGCTATGATTTAAGGGTTGATTTAGATGATCCCGGTCAGGAATCAATAAGGGGAAAAAACTACTCTGAGATTTTCAGCAGTGAAGATTCTGATTATTTTTCATTGGCTGTTGAAAACTGTATAAATAATAAAAATGGAGGATTTTTTAATAAAAAAAAGAATTCCCGAACATATCATATGAGTTATTATCCCATATTCGATGAAAATGAGGATATTGCGAGAATTGCTTTTTTCAAGCATGATATTACAAAAATCAAACAGATGGAGGACAGCCTCACCGGGACAATAAAGAAGTTAAGTGAAATTATTGAATTTTTACCCGAGGCAACATTTGCAGTTGATCTTAATAAGAAAGTAATTGCCTGGAATAAAGCCATGGAGAAGCTTACAAATATTCGAAAAGAGGATATTCTTGAGATGAGTGGGATATATTTCACTCCTTTTTATAAAGAATCCGGGAATATGCTCATTGACCAGCTGATTAAGGAAAAAGATTATATAAATTTAGATCAGTCTGAAAAAAATGCATTAACAAAAATTGGATATTTTAAGGACGTTTTTGATGGTAAAGGTGCATATCTCTGGAGTAAAACTTCATATTTATATGATGACAGTGGTTTGGTTGTCGGGGCAATACAGACATTAAGGGATATTACGCAGCTTAAAATGACACGCAATGCTCTTGAAAAAAGTGAGATGAGATATCGGGCTGTTGTTGAAGAACATACAGATATGATCTGTCGTTTTTCAATGCCTGACAAAAAAATTTCCTTTGTCAATAAAGAACTTTGCAGAAATTTCAATTTTACACCTGAAGAGTTAACCGGCCAGGATATATCCATTATTTTTCCTGAGAATGTTTGCAGGGAAATTAGGGCAATAAAACTAAATTTCTTTGTTGAGGGACAGGCATCTTACTATGAAACCAGAATTGTGGATTATAAGGGTAATTCATTCTGGCAGGAATGGAAAATAAACCCGATTATTGATAAAAATAACTATTTGGTTGAATTTCAGTGTGTAGGGCGGGATATAACAGACAAAAAAGAAACTGAGATCAGTTTAAGGGGAAGTGAAAAGAAATACAGGGACTTAATTGAAACATCAAAGTCTATAATTATTAAGCTTAACAATAAAGGCAAAATCACATTTATAAATGAGTTTGGCGAGAGTGTGTACGGTTATTCCCGTGATGAAGTAATTGGTAAGGATTTTTCAGGCACCCTTGCTCCTGAAATAGAATCTAACGGCAGAGATACCCGTGAGTTTATTCGTGAGGTTTGTGAGAATCCGGAGTTATATAACATCAGTGAAAATGAGGGTATTACAAAAAATAATAAATTATTATGGATCTCATGGTCCTTTAGTCTAATAAAGGATAAAAAAATAAAAGATGACGGGATACTGTGTATTGGTTCTGATATTACTGAAAAAAAGAAATTTGAAGAACTGCAAAAATTATCAGAGAATAATCTTGATACATTGCACAAGTCTGCTGTAAAACTGTCTGAAATGTCAGGCTTAAATTCTATTTTAGAATATATTTCTGTGGAATTAAAAAATATTGTACCTTATGCAGTTGCAAATATATCTATTCTTAATAAAAACTCCGGTATGTTTGAAATATATTCATTTAAAGGTTCAATTGATGGATATGAAGGTATATGCTGTGATATGATGGAGCTAAATCTTCATGAGCATAAATACAGACTTCCTGAAGGCTATGCCGGTAAACTGTTGAATGAAAAGATTCTTGTCTCCGAAAATGGAGTTTATGGACTATTCCAGGAAAGTCTCCCGCTATACAAGTGTAATACAATAAATAACATACTCAATATTGGTAAATGCTATACAAAAGGGTTATATTGTAATAACAAACTTTATGGATTAATCTCATTTGCCATTCACGGGGGTGAAAATATGTATGAAACGCAGACTTTTGAGATATTTACAAACCTGGTTTCAATGGCAATACAAAAAGAATATTCAATACAAAATATTTCTTCCGGAAAAAATGGGAATGCAATACCTCTGTCTGAAAAGAATCACACTGTAAATAATTTAATTCGCTTTGAACGTCAGATTACAAAAAAATGTATTGACTGTATTCCAAAGCCCACTTTGACGGTTGACATTAATGGTAAGATCACCACTATTAATATCCATGGATGCGATTATCTGAAATGTTCTGAAAGTGTAGCATTAGGAGAATATTTCTATAATCTTCTGCCTGAGGATTTGCAGAATGATGCAAGAATCATTCATCATAAACTTACTAATGGGAGCATGGAAAGTAACCTGACACTGTTTGCTAAAAACAATGATGATAGAAATAATGATTACAGTTATTCCTGGAAAGCCCAAAAAATTACTGATGATCTGGGAAACATGAAATCATTGCTTTGGATAGGGGATTTTGGAGAGTGA